A stretch of the Aegilops tauschii subsp. strangulata cultivar AL8/78 chromosome 4, Aet v6.0, whole genome shotgun sequence genome encodes the following:
- the LOC141021916 gene encoding uncharacterized protein, whose protein sequence is MPSPGGYALVLNPTIVARRTCKFSRVLIDGGSSINILYHDTMTKLSLKAEDLEPTRTIFHGIVPGLSCSPIGRVRLDVLFGDSSHFRREPIWFEMKMPGPRGLITITGDYRKSLECARDGAKLAESLVIAKERRQLDRIIALAGEASAASIPTPDSADEAAFKPSKETKKVKLNPEDPSCSKYVVIGARLDCK, encoded by the exons ATGCCGAGCCCAGGTGGTTACGCCCTCGTCCTCAACCCCACCATCGTCGCGCGGCGCACATGCAAGTTCTCCCGagtcctcatcgacggcggcagcagcatcaacatcctctatcaCGACACGATGACCAAGCTCAGCCTCAAGGCCGAGGACCTGGAGCCAACCCGAACGATCTTCCACGGCATCGTGCCCGGCCTCTCCTGCTCCCCTATTGGCCGGGTCCGGCTAGATGTCCTGTTCGGTGACAGCAGCCACTTCCGGCGCGaaccgatctggttcgag atgaagatgccaggtCCCAGGGGCCTCATCACCATCACCGGCGATTACCGCAAGTCCCTGGAGTGCGCCCGAGACGGCGCCAAGTTGGCCGAGTCGCTGGTCATTGCCAAGGAGCGGCGCCAGCTCGACCGGATCATCGCCCTGGCAGGCGAGGCCTCCGCCGCGTCGATCCCGACCCCGGACTCGGCCGACGAGGCCGCCTTCAAGCCCTCCAAAGAGACCAAGAAAGTGAAGCTCAACCCAgaagaccccagctgcagcaagtacgttgtcATAGGCGCCCGCCTCGActgcaaatag